The following are encoded together in the Bradyrhizobium algeriense genome:
- the fba gene encoding class II fructose-bisphosphate aldolase (catalyzes the reversible aldol condensation of dihydroxyacetonephosphate and glyceraldehyde 3-phosphate in the Calvin cycle, glycolysis, and/or gluconeogenesis), translating into MARITLRQLLDHAAEHDYGVPAFNINNMEQGLAIMDAAASVDAPVIIQASRGARSYANDIMLSKMIDALEEMYPQIPLCLHQDHGNEESTCATALQHGFTSVMMDGSLKADAKTAASYEYNVDITRRVVDMAHWIGASVEGELGVLGSLEHGGGEQEDGHGVEGEVSHDQLLTDPDQAVDFVRATKVDALAIAMGTSHGAYKFSRKPDGDILAMRVVEEIHRRLPNTHLVMHGSSSVPQPLQDAFNAFGGEMPQTWGVPVEEIVRGIKHGVRKVNIDTDCRLAMTAAFRKVAVQNRNEFDPRKFLKPAMDGLRDLCRERFEQFGTAGHASEIKVIPLAEMAKRYRSGALDPRIGGMADAAE; encoded by the coding sequence ATGGCGCGAATTACCCTGAGGCAGTTGCTGGACCATGCCGCCGAGCACGATTACGGCGTGCCGGCATTCAACATCAATAATATGGAGCAGGGACTCGCGATCATGGATGCGGCGGCTTCTGTCGATGCGCCCGTGATCATCCAGGCCTCGCGGGGGGCACGCTCCTATGCGAACGACATCATGCTGTCGAAGATGATCGACGCGCTGGAAGAGATGTATCCGCAGATTCCGCTCTGCCTGCATCAGGACCACGGCAACGAGGAATCGACCTGCGCTACCGCTCTGCAACACGGCTTCACCTCCGTGATGATGGACGGTTCGCTGAAGGCCGATGCCAAGACCGCGGCGAGCTATGAATACAACGTCGACATCACCCGCCGTGTGGTCGACATGGCGCACTGGATCGGCGCCTCGGTGGAAGGCGAGTTGGGCGTGCTCGGCTCGCTCGAACATGGCGGCGGTGAGCAGGAGGACGGCCATGGCGTCGAAGGCGAGGTCAGCCACGATCAGCTGCTGACCGATCCGGACCAGGCCGTCGATTTTGTCCGTGCTACCAAAGTCGATGCGCTGGCGATTGCGATGGGGACCTCGCACGGCGCGTATAAATTCTCGCGCAAGCCGGACGGCGACATTCTGGCGATGCGGGTGGTGGAGGAAATCCATCGCCGGCTGCCCAACACGCATTTGGTAATGCATGGTTCATCCTCGGTACCGCAGCCGCTGCAGGACGCTTTCAACGCATTCGGCGGCGAGATGCCACAGACCTGGGGGGTGCCGGTCGAGGAAATCGTCCGTGGCATCAAGCATGGCGTCCGCAAGGTCAATATCGACACCGACTGCCGGCTAGCGATGACCGCGGCGTTCCGCAAGGTGGCTGTGCAAAACAGAAACGAATTCGATCCGCGCAAATTCCTCAAACCGGCGATGGATGGTTTGCGCGACCTCTGCCGAGAGCGCTTCGAACAGTTCGGCACCGCAGGCCACGCCTCAGAGATCAAGGTCATTCCGTTGGCCGAGATGGCAAAGCGCTACCGCTCGGGCGCGCTAGATCCACGTATAGGAGGAATGGCCGATGCCGCCGAATGA
- the tkt gene encoding transketolase, whose amino-acid sequence MTDSALSRIAVQPVVSHAEMANAIRFLAIDAVENAKSGHPGMPMGMADVATVLFSRFLKFDASDPAWPDRDRFVLSAGHGSMLLYALLHLTGYAGVTTDELKAFRQWGSKTPGHPEYGHTPGVETTTGPLGQGIATAVGMALAERLMNARFGEDLVDHYTYVIAGDGCLMEGISQEAISLAGHLKLGRLIVLYDDNEISIDGSTSLSCSDDQLARFKASGWSASRIDGHDPEAIAAAIRHARHDTRPSLIACRTVIGFGAPNRQGTEKAHGAPLGAAEVEKTRSALDWPHAPFQVPGAVADAWRETGAQGHAARRAWIERSRRHSSMGRSLFHDALNRKLPCGYADVMAQIRTRFGSERPKIATRQASQLVIDVIAEALPNLLGGSADLTHSNLTRAKTQQPVRPDAFDGSYIHYGVREHAMAAAMNGIALHGGFIPYGGTFLSFADYSRPAIRLAALMGIRVIHVMTHDSIGLGEDGPTHQPVEHLASLRAIPNLLVFRPGDAVETAEAWDCALRADTSPSVLCLSRQALPTFRDGEGETNLVTFGAYVVVEPEEGRDVTLIATGSEVSIALEAAGLLEKDNVRAAVVSAPCFELFRRQSREYRTAVLGRVPRVGVEAAIEGDWARWLGDDGEFIGMTGFGASAPAETLYREFGITADEVAKAALRSIARSRTALTCA is encoded by the coding sequence ATGACCGATTCCGCTCTGTCCCGTATCGCCGTCCAGCCGGTCGTTTCGCACGCTGAAATGGCGAACGCGATCCGCTTTCTGGCCATCGACGCCGTCGAAAACGCGAAGTCGGGTCATCCCGGCATGCCGATGGGCATGGCTGATGTCGCCACCGTGCTGTTTTCGCGCTTCCTCAAGTTCGACGCCTCCGATCCGGCGTGGCCGGATCGCGACCGGTTCGTATTGTCGGCCGGCCACGGCTCGATGCTGCTGTATGCGTTGCTGCATCTGACTGGTTATGCGGGCGTGACGACGGACGAGTTGAAGGCGTTCAGGCAGTGGGGATCGAAAACCCCCGGCCATCCGGAATACGGGCATACGCCCGGGGTGGAGACGACGACGGGACCGCTGGGGCAGGGGATCGCGACCGCGGTCGGGATGGCGCTGGCGGAGCGCCTGATGAATGCGCGCTTTGGCGAGGATCTTGTCGATCACTACACCTATGTGATCGCCGGCGACGGCTGCCTGATGGAGGGCATCAGCCAGGAAGCGATTTCGCTGGCGGGACACCTCAAGCTCGGCCGGCTGATCGTGCTGTATGACGACAATGAAATCTCGATTGACGGATCGACTTCACTGTCATGCTCGGATGACCAGCTTGCGCGCTTCAAGGCGTCAGGCTGGTCAGCGAGCCGGATCGATGGCCACGACCCCGAGGCGATTGCCGCGGCGATCCGGCACGCCCGCCACGACACCCGGCCATCCCTGATCGCCTGCCGTACGGTGATTGGCTTCGGCGCACCCAACCGTCAGGGGACAGAAAAGGCGCATGGCGCGCCGCTCGGTGCGGCGGAAGTCGAGAAGACGCGCAGCGCGTTGGACTGGCCGCACGCGCCATTTCAGGTTCCGGGAGCCGTAGCCGACGCCTGGCGCGAAACAGGTGCACAAGGACATGCGGCCCGGCGGGCGTGGATCGAGCGCAGCCGACGCCATAGTTCGATGGGACGGTCGCTGTTCCACGACGCGCTGAATCGAAAGCTGCCCTGTGGATATGCCGACGTCATGGCGCAGATCCGAACCCGGTTCGGTAGCGAACGGCCGAAAATCGCGACCCGGCAGGCGTCGCAATTGGTGATCGACGTGATCGCGGAAGCGCTGCCCAATCTGCTTGGAGGCTCGGCCGATCTTACCCATTCGAACCTGACGCGCGCGAAGACGCAGCAACCGGTGCGGCCAGATGCTTTCGATGGCAGCTATATCCATTACGGCGTCCGCGAGCATGCCATGGCGGCTGCGATGAACGGCATCGCGCTGCATGGAGGCTTTATCCCATATGGCGGCACGTTTCTCAGCTTTGCCGATTACAGCCGCCCTGCGATCAGGCTGGCTGCGTTGATGGGGATCCGCGTCATCCATGTGATGACGCATGACTCGATCGGGCTCGGTGAAGACGGTCCGACGCATCAGCCGGTCGAGCATCTGGCATCACTGCGGGCGATCCCGAACCTGCTGGTGTTCCGCCCGGGCGACGCGGTCGAGACCGCGGAGGCGTGGGACTGCGCGTTGCGGGCAGATACGAGTCCTTCGGTGCTGTGCCTGTCGCGGCAGGCGCTCCCGACGTTTCGTGACGGTGAGGGCGAGACCAATCTGGTCACGTTCGGCGCCTACGTCGTTGTTGAACCGGAGGAAGGCCGCGACGTCACCTTGATCGCAACCGGCTCCGAAGTATCGATCGCGCTCGAAGCGGCAGGACTGCTCGAGAAAGACAACGTCCGCGCCGCGGTCGTCTCGGCGCCGTGCTTCGAGCTGTTCCGCCGGCAATCTCGCGAGTACCGCACCGCCGTTCTCGGACGCGTGCCGAGGGTCGGCGTCGAAGCCGCGATCGAGGGCGACTGGGCGCGCTGGCTTGGCGATGACGGCGAATTCATCGGCATGACCGGCTTCGGCGCCTCGGCGCCGGCGGAAACGCTCTACCGCGAATTCGGCATCACCGCCGATGAGGTGGCGAAGGCCGCGCTGCGCAGCATCGCGCGCTCGCGGACGGCGTTGACCTGCGCATGA
- a CDS encoding phosphoribulokinase: MSRSYPIISITGSSGAGTTSVKKTFENIFRREKVEAAYVEGDAFHRYNRFEMRTKMAEEAERGNKHFSHFSPETNLFEELEKLFRDYGESGTGTVRHYVHDHEEARLYGADPGTFTEWEPLPEKSDLLFYEGLHGAVVTDKVNIAQHADLKIGVVPVINLEWIQKLHRDRSDRGYTAEAVTDTILRRMPDYINYICPQFTETDINFQRVPTVDTSNPFIARWIPTPDESMVVIRLKNPRGIDFPYLLSMIPNSFMSRANSIVIHGSKLDLAMQLILTPLILQLMERKRRML, translated from the coding sequence ATGTCACGCAGCTATCCCATCATATCGATTACCGGATCATCGGGTGCCGGCACGACCTCGGTGAAGAAGACGTTTGAAAACATCTTCCGCCGCGAGAAGGTCGAAGCCGCCTATGTCGAGGGCGACGCCTTCCACCGCTACAACCGCTTTGAGATGCGCACAAAAATGGCCGAGGAGGCCGAGCGCGGTAACAAGCATTTCAGCCATTTCAGTCCGGAAACAAATCTGTTCGAGGAACTGGAGAAATTGTTCCGCGACTACGGCGAGTCCGGGACCGGAACCGTCAGGCACTATGTCCACGATCATGAAGAGGCCAGGCTCTATGGCGCAGATCCGGGCACGTTCACGGAGTGGGAGCCGTTGCCGGAGAAGTCAGATCTGTTGTTCTATGAAGGTCTGCATGGCGCTGTTGTGACCGACAAGGTCAATATCGCGCAGCATGCCGATCTCAAGATCGGGGTCGTTCCCGTCATCAATCTGGAGTGGATCCAGAAGCTGCATCGCGACCGCAGCGACCGCGGCTACACCGCCGAGGCGGTCACCGATACCATCCTGCGGCGGATGCCGGATTACATAAACTATATCTGCCCGCAATTCACCGAGACCGACATCAATTTCCAGCGGGTGCCCACGGTCGACACGTCGAACCCGTTCATTGCGCGCTGGATACCGACGCCAGACGAATCGATGGTGGTGATCCGGCTCAAGAATCCGCGTGGCATTGACTTTCCCTACCTGTTGTCGATGATTCCGAACAGTTTCATGTCGCGCGCCAATTCGATCGTAATCCACGGATCGAAGCTCGATCTCGCGATGCAGCTCATCCTCACCCCGCTCATCCTGCAACTGATGGAACGCAAGAGGCGCATGCTATGA